From Brucella pseudogrignonensis, a single genomic window includes:
- the rplC gene encoding 50S ribosomal protein L3 — protein sequence MRSGVIAQKLGMTRVYNDAGEHVPVTVLRMEDCHVVAQRTVEKNGYTAVQLGVGLAKVKNTTKALRGHFAKAEVEPKAKVAEFRVSPDNLLEVGAEITAEHFVAGQKVDVTGTSIGKGFAGVMKRHNFAGHRASHGNSVTHRAHGSTGQRQDPGKVFKGKKMAGHMGQTRVTTQNIEVVSTDLDRGLILVRGAVPGSKGAWIYVRDAVKVSLPDNAPKPAGLRQAAQAKVEAAVVSETAATEGAE from the coding sequence ATGCGTTCAGGTGTTATTGCACAAAAGCTGGGCATGACCCGCGTCTATAACGACGCCGGCGAACATGTACCAGTAACAGTTCTCCGTATGGAAGACTGCCACGTGGTAGCTCAGCGTACAGTTGAAAAGAATGGTTACACGGCTGTTCAGCTTGGCGTTGGACTTGCCAAGGTAAAGAACACAACTAAGGCTCTGCGCGGTCACTTCGCGAAGGCTGAAGTTGAGCCTAAGGCGAAAGTTGCGGAATTCCGCGTTTCTCCTGACAATCTGCTCGAAGTCGGCGCGGAAATCACAGCCGAACATTTCGTCGCTGGCCAGAAGGTCGACGTGACGGGTACTTCGATCGGTAAGGGCTTTGCCGGTGTTATGAAGCGTCATAACTTTGCTGGTCATCGTGCTTCGCACGGTAACTCAGTTACCCACCGCGCTCACGGCTCGACCGGTCAGCGTCAGGACCCAGGTAAAGTATTTAAAGGCAAGAAGATGGCCGGTCACATGGGGCAGACCCGTGTAACCACGCAGAATATCGAAGTTGTTTCTACAGACCTCGATCGCGGCCTTATCCTTGTTCGCGGTGCGGTTCCTGGTTCAAAGGGTGCATGGATCTACGTTCGCGACGCCGTAAAGGTATCGCTGCCAGATAATGCTCCCAAGCCAGCTGGTCTGCGCCAAGCAGCACAGGCCAAGGTAGAAGCTGCTGTAGTTTCTGAAACTGCAGCGACTGAGGGAGCCGAATAA
- the rplF gene encoding 50S ribosomal protein L6, which produces MSRIGKKPVPVPAGVTASVEGQTVKAKGAKGELSFVVHEEVLVKLEDGAVSVDPRDQSKEARSKWGMSRSMIENIFEGVNKGFEKKLEISGVGYRAAMQGKNVQLSLGFSHEVIYDVPAGITVAVPKPTEIVVSGIDKQQVGQVAAEIREYRGPEPYKGKGVKYAGEKIVRKEGKKK; this is translated from the coding sequence ATGTCTCGTATCGGTAAAAAACCCGTGCCGGTCCCGGCAGGCGTAACTGCCAGCGTTGAAGGTCAGACCGTCAAGGCTAAGGGCGCGAAAGGCGAATTGTCTTTCGTTGTGCACGAAGAAGTACTGGTTAAGCTTGAAGATGGCGCTGTTAGCGTCGATCCTCGTGATCAGTCTAAAGAAGCTCGCTCCAAGTGGGGCATGTCGCGTTCGATGATTGAAAATATTTTCGAAGGCGTCAACAAGGGCTTTGAAAAGAAGCTTGAGATCAGCGGCGTTGGTTACCGTGCTGCTATGCAGGGTAAAAACGTTCAGCTTTCGCTCGGCTTCTCTCACGAAGTTATCTATGACGTGCCAGCTGGCATCACTGTTGCTGTTCCAAAGCCAACGGAAATCGTTGTCTCTGGTATCGACAAGCAGCAGGTTGGTCAGGTCGCGGCTGAGATTCGTGAATATCGCGGCCCCGAGCCTTACAAGGGCAAGGGCGTCAAGTATGCTGGCGAGAAGATCGTCCGCAAAGAAGGCAAGAAGAAGTAA
- the rpsH gene encoding 30S ribosomal protein S8 → MSVSDPIGDMLTRIRNAVGRKKTKVSTPASKLRARVLDVLQSEGYIRGYTQSEFVNGKAEIEIELKYYEGVPVIRELTRVSKPGRRVYVSVKSIPQVANGLGISILSTPKGVMADHEAREQNVGGELLCRIF, encoded by the coding sequence ATGTCTGTGTCAGATCCTATCGGCGATATGCTGACCCGTATTCGCAACGCAGTAGGCCGCAAGAAGACCAAGGTTTCGACCCCGGCTTCGAAGCTCCGCGCTCGCGTTCTGGATGTTCTTCAGTCTGAAGGTTACATCCGCGGATACACGCAGAGTGAATTCGTGAACGGCAAAGCCGAGATCGAAATCGAACTGAAGTATTATGAAGGCGTTCCAGTCATTCGTGAACTGACCCGCGTTTCGAAGCCTGGCCGTCGCGTTTACGTGTCGGTTAAGTCGATCCCGCAGGTCGCGAATGGTCTTGGCATCTCGATCCTGTCCACCCCTAAGGGTGTGATGGCTGATCATGAAGCTCGTGAACAAAACGTTGGTGGTGAGCTGCTCTGCCGCATCTTCTGA
- the rplE gene encoding 50S ribosomal protein L5, which translates to MAEVKELPRFKKIYNETIRKSLLEEFKYDNEMQIPRITKVVLNMGVGEATGDSKKPSVAAADLALIAGQKPVITRARNSIATFKLREDMPIGTKVTLRSDRMYEFLDRLITIALPRVRDFRGLNPKSFDGRGNFAMGVKEHIVFPEINYDKVDQIWGMDIIVCTTAKTDDEARALLRAFNFPFRQ; encoded by the coding sequence ATGGCTGAAGTTAAGGAACTTCCACGCTTCAAGAAGATTTACAACGAAACAATTCGTAAATCTCTCCTTGAAGAATTCAAGTACGACAATGAGATGCAGATTCCACGCATCACCAAAGTTGTCCTGAACATGGGTGTAGGCGAAGCAACTGGCGACTCAAAGAAGCCATCTGTTGCTGCAGCAGATCTGGCCTTGATTGCCGGTCAAAAGCCTGTCATTACTCGCGCCCGTAATTCGATCGCAACTTTCAAGTTGCGTGAAGACATGCCAATCGGTACGAAGGTCACTCTTCGTTCGGACCGCATGTACGAATTCCTTGATCGCCTGATCACGATTGCGCTTCCGCGCGTTCGAGATTTCCGTGGTCTGAATCCGAAGAGCTTTGACGGTCGTGGCAACTTTGCCATGGGTGTTAAGGAACACATCGTGTTTCCAGAAATCAACTACGATAAAGTTGATCAGATCTGGGGCATGGACATCATCGTTTGCACGACCGCTAAAACGGATGATGAAGCTCGCGCTCTTTTGCGCGCCTTCAACTTCCCATTCCGGCAGTAA
- a CDS encoding 50S ribosomal protein L23 — MTDLRHYDVIVSPVITEKSTLVSEHNQVVFNVARKATKPEIKAAIEALFGVKVKAVNTTVRKGKVKRFRGIVGRQSDVKKAIVTLAEGQSIDVSTGL, encoded by the coding sequence ATGACCGATCTTCGCCATTATGACGTGATCGTCAGCCCAGTCATCACCGAAAAGTCGACCCTTGTTTCCGAACATAACCAGGTCGTCTTTAACGTAGCTCGCAAAGCGACGAAGCCGGAAATCAAGGCTGCAATCGAAGCGCTTTTCGGCGTCAAGGTTAAGGCTGTAAACACCACTGTGCGCAAAGGCAAAGTGAAGCGGTTCCGCGGCATTGTCGGGCGCCAGAGCGATGTCAAGAAAGCGATCGTAACTTTGGCTGAAGGCCAGAGCATCGACGTTTCGACAGGTCTCTGA
- the rplN gene encoding 50S ribosomal protein L14 has product MIQMQTNLDVADNSGARRVMCIKVLGGSKRRYASVGDIIVVSIKEAIPRGRVKKGDVMKAVVVRTAKDIRRADGSVIRFDNNAAVLIDNKKEPIGTRIFGPVPRELRAKNHMKIISLAPEVL; this is encoded by the coding sequence ATGATTCAGATGCAAACAAACCTCGACGTGGCGGATAACTCCGGCGCACGTCGTGTCATGTGCATCAAGGTGCTGGGCGGTTCCAAGCGGCGTTATGCTTCCGTGGGCGACATCATTGTGGTGTCGATCAAGGAAGCTATTCCGCGCGGCCGCGTCAAAAAAGGCGACGTGATGAAGGCAGTGGTCGTACGGACCGCTAAGGACATCCGTCGCGCAGACGGCAGCGTTATTCGTTTCGATAACAACGCAGCTGTTCTCATCGATAACAAGAAAGAGCCTATCGGTACGCGTATCTTCGGACCGGTTCCACGCGAACTTCGCGCTAAGAACCACATGAAGATCATCTCGTTGGCTCCGGAAGTTCTGTAA
- the rpsC gene encoding 30S ribosomal protein S3 — MGQKINPIGFRLGINRTWDSRWYANTGEYGKLLHEDVKIREYLKNELKQAAIAKIVIERPHKKCRVTIHAARPGIIIGKKGADIEKLRKKLSEMTNSDTSLNIVEVRKPEIDATLIAQSIAQQLERRVAFRRAMKRSVQSAMRLGAEGIRINCSGRLGGAEIARMEWYREGRVPLHTLRADIDYGTAEAKTAYGICGVKVWVFKGEILEHDPMASERRAVEGDNQGSHQNRRRENA, encoded by the coding sequence ATGGGCCAGAAGATTAATCCGATCGGTTTTCGCCTCGGCATCAACCGCACCTGGGATTCGCGTTGGTACGCGAATACCGGCGAATACGGTAAGCTGCTGCATGAAGACGTTAAGATCCGTGAGTATCTTAAGAACGAACTCAAGCAGGCTGCGATTGCTAAGATCGTAATCGAGCGTCCACACAAGAAGTGCCGCGTGACCATTCACGCTGCTCGTCCGGGCATCATCATCGGCAAGAAGGGCGCGGACATCGAAAAGCTCCGCAAGAAGCTTTCCGAGATGACGAATTCCGATACGTCGCTCAACATTGTTGAAGTTCGTAAGCCGGAAATCGACGCTACGCTGATCGCTCAGTCGATCGCACAGCAGCTCGAACGCCGTGTGGCATTCCGTCGCGCCATGAAGCGTTCCGTTCAGTCGGCAATGCGTCTCGGTGCCGAAGGTATTCGTATCAACTGCTCCGGTCGTTTGGGCGGCGCTGAAATCGCACGTATGGAATGGTACCGCGAAGGTCGCGTTCCTCTTCACACGCTGCGCGCCGATATCGACTACGGTACGGCTGAAGCAAAGACTGCTTACGGCATCTGCGGCGTAAAGGTCTGGGTATTCAAGGGCGAAATCCTTGAGCATGACCCAATGGCTTCTGAGCGTCGTGCGGTTGAGGGTGACAATCAGGGTTCCCATCAGAACCGCCGCCGCGAAAACGCTTAA
- the rplV gene encoding 50S ribosomal protein L22, producing MGKAKAPRQLKDNEAKAVARTLRVSPQKLNLVAALIRGKKVNAALADLTFSRKRIAETVKKTLESAIANAENNHDLDVDALIVAEAYVGKSIVMKRFHVRGRGKASRIEKPFSHLTIVVREVAEKGEAA from the coding sequence ATGGGCAAGGCCAAGGCTCCCCGCCAGCTTAAGGATAACGAGGCGAAAGCCGTCGCCCGTACGCTTCGCGTCAGCCCGCAGAAGCTTAATCTTGTCGCGGCACTTATCCGCGGCAAGAAAGTAAATGCGGCACTTGCTGATCTCACTTTCTCGCGCAAGCGGATCGCTGAAACAGTGAAAAAGACGCTCGAATCGGCTATCGCCAACGCAGAGAACAATCATGATCTCGACGTTGACGCGCTGATCGTTGCAGAAGCTTACGTCGGCAAATCTATTGTCATGAAGCGTTTCCACGTTCGTGGACGTGGTAAGGCAAGCCGCATCGAAAAGCCGTTTTCGCATCTCACCATTGTTGTCCGCGAAGTTGCGGAAAAAGGGGAGGCCGCATAA
- the rpsQ gene encoding 30S ribosomal protein S17 yields the protein MPKRVLQGVVVSDKNDKTVVVKVERRYSHPLLQKTIRQSKKYKAHDENNQFKIGDQVSIEESKPISKDKCWIVLSNVTAG from the coding sequence ATGCCTAAACGCGTTCTGCAGGGCGTTGTCGTCAGCGACAAGAATGATAAGACTGTTGTAGTTAAGGTTGAGCGCCGCTATTCGCATCCGCTCCTCCAGAAGACTATTCGTCAGTCTAAGAAATACAAAGCGCATGACGAAAACAACCAGTTCAAGATTGGTGATCAGGTTTCTATCGAAGAATCCAAGCCAATTTCGAAGGACAAATGCTGGATCGTTCTTTCGAACGTAACAGCAGGCTAA
- the rplB gene encoding 50S ribosomal protein L2, producing the protein MALKHFNPITPGQRQLVIVDRSELYKGKPVKSLTEGLSKKGGRNNTGRITVRFQGGGHKRSYRFVDFKRRKHDVVATVERLEYDPNRTAFIALIRYEDGELSYILAPQRLTAGDKVIAGQSVDVKPGNAMPLSSMPVGTIIHNVEMKPGKGGQIARSAGAYAQLVGRDQGMAILRLNSGEQRLVSGACFATVGAVSNPEHSNINDGKAGRSVWRGKRPHVRGVAMNPVDHPHGGGEGRTSGGRHPVTPWGKPTKGKKTRSNKATDKFIMRSRHQRKK; encoded by the coding sequence ATGGCACTCAAGCACTTTAATCCGATCACGCCAGGCCAGCGTCAGCTGGTCATCGTGGACCGTTCGGAACTCTACAAGGGCAAGCCAGTCAAGTCATTGACTGAAGGCCTGTCCAAGAAGGGTGGCCGTAACAACACAGGTCGTATCACTGTTCGCTTTCAGGGCGGCGGTCACAAGCGTTCCTACCGTTTTGTAGACTTCAAACGTCGTAAGCACGACGTTGTCGCGACGGTAGAACGTCTGGAATACGATCCAAACCGTACAGCGTTTATCGCGCTGATCCGCTACGAAGACGGTGAACTGAGCTATATCCTGGCTCCACAGCGTCTGACAGCTGGCGACAAGGTTATCGCCGGTCAGTCCGTTGACGTTAAGCCAGGCAACGCAATGCCGCTTTCGTCGATGCCAGTTGGTACCATTATCCACAACGTGGAAATGAAGCCAGGCAAGGGCGGTCAGATTGCTCGTTCGGCTGGTGCATACGCACAGCTCGTCGGTCGCGATCAGGGTATGGCTATCCTGCGTCTGAACTCGGGCGAACAGCGTCTGGTTTCGGGTGCATGCTTTGCAACGGTTGGTGCAGTATCCAATCCAGAGCACAGCAACATCAATGACGGTAAGGCCGGTCGTTCGGTTTGGCGCGGTAAGCGTCCACACGTTCGCGGCGTTGCTATGAACCCAGTTGACCACCCGCATGGTGGTGGTGAAGGCCGTACTTCTGGTGGTCGTCACCCGGTTACCCCTTGGGGTAAGCCTACGAAGGGCAAAAAGACCCGTTCGAACAAGGCAACCGACAAGTTCATCATGCGTTCGCGTCATCAGCGCAAGAAGTAA
- the rplD gene encoding 50S ribosomal protein L4, with the protein MDLTITTLEGKDAGQVKLNEEIFGLDPRDDILQRVVRWQLARRQQGSHDAKGRSDISRTGSKMYKQKGTGRARHHSARAPQFRGGGQAHGPVVRSHDHDLPKKVRALGLRHALSAKAKASDLIIIDDLAASEAKTKQLVSQFAKLGLENALLIGGAEIDVNFQRAASNIPNIDVLPVQGINVYDILRRGKLVLSKAAVEALEERFK; encoded by the coding sequence ATGGATCTCACAATTACAACACTTGAAGGCAAGGATGCCGGCCAGGTCAAGCTGAACGAAGAAATCTTCGGTCTCGACCCACGCGACGACATTCTCCAGCGCGTTGTGCGCTGGCAGCTGGCTCGACGCCAGCAGGGCTCTCATGATGCCAAGGGCCGTAGCGACATCAGCCGCACCGGTTCAAAGATGTACAAGCAGAAGGGTACGGGTCGCGCTCGTCACCATTCAGCACGTGCACCGCAGTTCCGCGGCGGTGGTCAGGCTCACGGACCAGTTGTTCGTAGCCACGATCACGATCTGCCAAAGAAGGTTCGCGCTCTCGGCTTGCGTCACGCTCTGTCGGCTAAGGCAAAGGCATCTGACCTGATCATCATCGATGATCTGGCAGCTTCCGAAGCCAAGACAAAGCAGCTTGTGTCGCAGTTCGCAAAGCTCGGTCTGGAAAATGCACTGCTCATTGGCGGCGCAGAAATCGACGTGAACTTCCAGCGCGCTGCTTCGAACATCCCGAACATCGATGTTCTGCCAGTACAGGGCATCAATGTTTACGACATTCTGCGTCGTGGCAAGCTCGTGCTTTCCAAGGCAGCTGTCGAAGCACTCGAGGAGCGTTTTAAATGA
- the rpmC gene encoding 50S ribosomal protein L29, whose amino-acid sequence MKAADVRAKSLDQINDELGSLKKEQFNLRFQKATGQLEKTARVKQVRRDIARIKTIARQKAAESKA is encoded by the coding sequence ATGAAAGCCGCAGACGTTCGGGCGAAAAGCCTCGATCAGATTAACGATGAGTTGGGTTCCCTGAAGAAAGAGCAGTTCAACCTGCGCTTTCAGAAGGCAACCGGTCAGCTCGAAAAAACCGCGCGCGTGAAGCAAGTTCGTCGCGACATTGCGCGTATCAAGACCATCGCCCGCCAGAAGGCGGCCGAAAGCAAGGCATAA
- the rpsS gene encoding 30S ribosomal protein S19: MARSVWKGPFVDGYLLTKAEKVREGGRNEVIKMWSRRSTILPQFVGLTFGVYNGNKHVPVSISEEMVGHKFGEFAPTRTYYGHGADKKSKRK, encoded by the coding sequence GTGGCTCGTTCAGTTTGGAAAGGTCCGTTCGTCGATGGCTATCTTCTCACGAAAGCTGAGAAGGTACGCGAGGGCGGTCGTAATGAAGTTATCAAGATGTGGAGCCGTCGCTCCACGATCTTGCCGCAGTTCGTTGGCCTGACCTTCGGTGTTTATAACGGCAACAAGCATGTGCCGGTATCGATCTCCGAAGAAATGGTTGGACATAAGTTCGGTGAATTCGCGCCGACACGGACCTATTACGGTCACGGCGCGGACAAGAAGTCAAAGAGGAAGTAA
- the rplX gene encoding 50S ribosomal protein L24 — MQKIRKGDSVVVLSGKDKGRKGEVLQVMPKDDKALVRGINTVKRHQRQTQTQEAGIITKEAPIHLSNLAIADPKDGKPTRVGFRIEDGKKVRVAKRSGAVI, encoded by the coding sequence ATGCAAAAGATTCGCAAAGGCGACAGCGTTGTCGTGTTGTCCGGTAAGGACAAAGGCCGTAAGGGCGAAGTTCTCCAGGTTATGCCTAAGGACGACAAAGCGCTTGTTCGCGGTATTAATACTGTAAAGCGTCACCAGCGCCAGACACAGACTCAGGAAGCCGGCATTATCACGAAAGAAGCGCCGATCCATTTGTCTAACCTGGCAATTGCTGATCCTAAAGACGGTAAGCCAACCCGCGTTGGTTTCCGCATTGAAGATGGCAAGAAGGTCCGCGTTGCAAAGCGTTCGGGAGCGGTTATCTGA
- the rplP gene encoding 50S ribosomal protein L16 encodes MMQPKRTKFRKQFKGRIHGNSKGGTDLNFGAFGLKAVEPDRVTARQIEAARRAITRHMKRAGRVWIRIFPDLPVTSKPTEVRMGKGKGSVDYWAARVAPGRIMFELDGVPEDVAREALRLGAAKLSVKTRFIQRIAE; translated from the coding sequence ATGATGCAGCCTAAGCGCACCAAGTTCCGTAAGCAGTTCAAGGGCCGTATTCACGGCAACTCGAAGGGTGGTACGGATCTTAATTTCGGTGCATTCGGTTTGAAGGCAGTAGAGCCTGACCGCGTCACAGCACGACAGATCGAAGCGGCCCGCCGCGCGATCACCCGTCACATGAAACGTGCCGGTCGTGTATGGATCCGAATCTTCCCGGATCTGCCAGTAACATCGAAGCCAACCGAAGTCCGTATGGGTAAAGGTAAGGGTTCCGTTGACTACTGGGCAGCACGTGTTGCACCAGGTCGTATAATGTTTGAGCTTGACGGCGTACCCGAAGATGTGGCACGCGAAGCCTTAAGACTCGGCGCTGCAAAGTTGTCGGTCAAGACGCGCTTCATTCAGCGCATCGCAGAGTAA
- the rpsN gene encoding 30S ribosomal protein S14 has product MAKTSAVENNKRREKLVKRHAEKRARLKAIVMDQSLPLDERFRATIQLAELPRNSAKVRIRNRCEVSGRPRGYYRKLKMSRIALRQLGSLGQIPGIVKSSW; this is encoded by the coding sequence ATGGCCAAGACTAGCGCAGTCGAAAACAATAAGCGCCGCGAAAAGTTGGTTAAGCGTCATGCTGAAAAGCGTGCACGTCTGAAGGCGATCGTAATGGATCAGAGCCTTCCGTTGGATGAGCGTTTTCGCGCTACTATCCAGCTCGCCGAACTGCCGCGCAATTCCGCTAAGGTCCGTATTCGCAACCGTTGCGAAGTTTCGGGTCGCCCGCGTGGTTATTACCGTAAACTGAAGATGTCGCGTATTGCGCTTCGCCAGTTGGGTTCGCTTGGACAGATTCCAGGCATAGTTAAGTCGAGCTGGTAA